In the genome of Croceimicrobium hydrocarbonivorans, one region contains:
- a CDS encoding sulfotransferase family 2 domain-containing protein, with product MSDQRKIIFLHLPKTGGSTLVNILHQHYGLEQSALIAGDDKVALADAIQAGIPFIHGHFSAHLLETGPAYLKATILREASDRVISRYVHLAHSKEERLQKEFASYLSFEDFLQSTYADNWQVRMLAGQWHEGRVNEESFVKAVDQLYAMDWVATADQMAKAALDLSLKLGFESYYHPHLNTRASEELWQELNAKYRDLIADLNRFDAQLVVEARALFNRNKELPLAKRLKLKLKGLLA from the coding sequence ATGAGTGATCAAAGAAAGATAATTTTTCTGCACTTGCCTAAAACAGGAGGCAGCACTCTGGTGAATATTTTACATCAACATTACGGTTTGGAGCAATCTGCCCTCATTGCCGGTGATGATAAAGTAGCTTTGGCTGATGCGATTCAGGCGGGGATTCCCTTTATTCATGGGCATTTTAGTGCCCATCTCCTGGAGACAGGCCCAGCTTATTTGAAGGCCACCATTTTAAGGGAGGCCAGCGACCGAGTGATTTCTCGCTATGTGCATTTAGCGCATTCTAAAGAAGAGCGCCTGCAAAAAGAGTTTGCATCTTATTTGAGCTTCGAAGATTTTCTGCAAAGTACTTATGCCGATAATTGGCAAGTGCGCATGCTCGCTGGTCAATGGCATGAGGGGCGCGTAAATGAAGAGAGCTTTGTTAAGGCAGTCGATCAGCTTTATGCCATGGATTGGGTGGCCACGGCCGATCAAATGGCGAAGGCCGCTCTGGATTTAAGTTTGAAGCTAGGCTTTGAGAGCTACTACCATCCCCATTTAAATACCCGCGCCTCGGAAGAATTGTGGCAGGAGCTCAATGCAAAATACCGTGATTTAATTGCCGACTTAAATCGCTTTGATGCCCAATTGGTAGTGGAGGCTAGGGCGCTTTTTAATCGGAATAAGGAGCTTCCTCTTGCTAAAAGATTAAAGCTGAAACTAAAAGGATTGCTGGCCTGA
- a CDS encoding YqaA family protein, with amino-acid sequence MSENSTPNESSKSSKQFIRENIAKLIWTFVIFMGLIWAVNYFFIDVNELSFWLNEKMPVWSVFLLFFSSESLLGILPPDLFIIWSKSLADPWTALSLLALLSYAGGIISFAIGRLLNRIPAIDRLVHKRYTKLSTEFRTFGALAIFLAALTPLPFSPVSIIAGSLDYPWTRYALVALSRILRFYLYATFLYSLY; translated from the coding sequence ATGTCCGAAAATTCCACACCAAACGAAAGCAGTAAAAGCAGCAAGCAATTTATTCGTGAAAATATCGCGAAGCTTATCTGGACATTCGTGATTTTCATGGGGCTTATTTGGGCCGTGAATTACTTCTTTATCGATGTAAATGAGCTCAGTTTTTGGCTCAATGAAAAAATGCCGGTATGGAGTGTGTTCCTGCTTTTCTTCTCCAGCGAAAGCTTATTGGGGATCCTACCTCCCGACTTATTCATTATTTGGTCTAAGTCCCTGGCAGATCCCTGGACTGCCCTCAGCCTATTAGCCCTTTTAAGCTATGCGGGCGGAATAATTTCCTTTGCTATCGGCAGATTATTAAATCGCATTCCGGCGATAGATCGTCTGGTTCATAAACGCTACACCAAATTGAGCACGGAATTTAGAACCTTTGGGGCCCTAGCCATCTTTTTGGCGGCTTTAACGCCCTTGCCCTTCTCTCCTGTTTCGATCATTGCCGGTAGTCTAGACTATCCCTGGACTCGTTATGCATTGGTGGCCCTAAGCCGTATTTTACGCTTTTACCTTTACGCTACTTTTCTATATTCCCTCTATTGA
- a CDS encoding sulfotransferase family protein has protein sequence MRPPFIIIGMHRSGTSILTKVLEKSGIFMGVVKDHNYEAMHFLSINQQVLWKSGADWHKPKVPEKLHWHEIPAQELFREHFRLNGRLAQWRQALRHEKWGWKDPRNTFTLDMWLAKFPGAKVIHLLRNEDDVVASLQKRNEVNGEVFAPELKDQDYCHQLCQDYVKQGRSYAQKLGDRYLELEYEKLRAQDPASIEALQKFTGLALKANFKKYLH, from the coding sequence ATGCGTCCTCCTTTCATCATTATTGGCATGCACCGAAGCGGCACCTCCATACTCACAAAAGTACTGGAGAAATCCGGCATCTTTATGGGTGTGGTGAAGGATCATAATTATGAGGCCATGCATTTCCTTAGCATCAACCAGCAGGTTTTATGGAAAAGCGGTGCCGATTGGCATAAGCCCAAAGTTCCTGAAAAGCTGCACTGGCATGAGATTCCCGCCCAAGAACTTTTTAGAGAACACTTCCGCTTAAACGGTCGATTGGCTCAATGGCGACAAGCCCTTCGCCATGAAAAGTGGGGCTGGAAAGATCCGCGCAATACCTTCACCTTAGATATGTGGCTGGCCAAATTTCCGGGGGCCAAGGTTATTCATTTACTGCGCAATGAAGATGATGTGGTAGCCTCCCTGCAAAAACGCAATGAGGTGAATGGCGAGGTTTTCGCCCCTGAGCTCAAAGATCAGGATTACTGCCATCAATTATGTCAGGACTATGTGAAGCAAGGTCGCAGCTATGCCCAAAAGTTAGGAGATCGGTATCTGGAACTGGAATATGAAAAGCTCCGTGCTCAAGACCCCGCCAGTATCGAGGCCCTCCAAAAATTTACCGGCTTAGCCCTCAAAGCCAATTTCAAGAAATACCTGCATTAA
- a CDS encoding ATP-binding protein has product MKATLPLDSSLLELLGDLNREYCAILDAEFNFLYLNRSYRNLMESMGYNPKRGLSLLDLFNNDTEGHSRIWLDAFKKLNAAHLQYQFSTLDHWPKQETRIDAEVQMVMESGEVKYYAIGFDELSDTFLEHRFNQLKIEFLAKAIKVQDVDELMWVVVDELLSKLYLPDAMILLRKGNVLVPVAAHGNQRIAEREVAVGVKVPFSAGITGYVATSAVSYMTADSRTDPRYIQQHFEAGSEVAVPIMVRGKVFGVIDCESDKLNYFRPIHQDLLERTAEVLSVRIEEMTSREELSQLEQRHLAIINSTPNSFLLFNDKFELMSCNSAAYRAWRRFTGVNIKEGRSFRSLIPKDFSEHFKQMAAKALNGNHSEEYLSWKHRNRDFQLKINFAPAKDREGQIFGLTMLVEDVSALYNANRALRTQNSDLEKSNKELDQFVYSISHDLRAPLSSIMGLVNLIENSQHLPETKLYGKMLLDATESMDSYIRNTLEYSRNKRFVIEEEEIDLEDLIKEMEQKFRFIPGYRELKFSKEFEVSTIKSDSYRIEIILNNLISNAIKYRDVSKPESWVKLKVSSRENHWEISVSDNGLGIPKAKQAYLFDMFFKVKSEHPGSGLGLYILKEVMDNLNGEIIVDSKEKKGSTFTLLLPKKN; this is encoded by the coding sequence ATGAAAGCTACTTTACCTCTGGATTCGTCACTGTTGGAACTGCTGGGCGATCTGAATCGTGAATATTGCGCGATTTTGGATGCTGAGTTTAATTTCCTCTACCTGAATCGCTCCTATCGAAATCTGATGGAGTCGATGGGTTATAATCCTAAGCGTGGTCTTTCCCTATTGGACTTGTTTAATAACGACACCGAAGGACATAGTCGTATTTGGCTGGATGCATTTAAAAAATTGAATGCCGCTCATCTGCAATATCAGTTTTCAACCCTTGACCATTGGCCCAAACAAGAAACTCGTATCGATGCGGAGGTGCAAATGGTAATGGAGTCGGGCGAGGTGAAATATTATGCCATTGGTTTTGATGAGCTCAGCGATACCTTTCTGGAGCATCGTTTTAATCAATTGAAAATTGAGTTTTTGGCCAAGGCAATCAAAGTTCAGGATGTAGATGAACTGATGTGGGTTGTAGTTGATGAATTGCTATCCAAGCTTTATTTGCCGGATGCAATGATACTCCTACGTAAGGGTAATGTTCTGGTTCCGGTGGCCGCTCATGGTAATCAACGTATTGCTGAGCGCGAAGTAGCGGTGGGGGTAAAAGTGCCTTTCTCAGCCGGTATTACCGGATATGTGGCCACTTCTGCCGTATCGTATATGACGGCCGACAGTCGTACTGATCCACGCTATATTCAACAACACTTCGAAGCAGGTTCGGAGGTTGCCGTCCCGATTATGGTAAGAGGGAAGGTTTTTGGAGTGATCGACTGCGAAAGTGATAAACTCAATTATTTCCGACCCATTCATCAGGATTTATTGGAACGAACCGCCGAAGTGCTCAGTGTTCGTATTGAAGAAATGACCTCACGTGAGGAACTTTCGCAATTAGAGCAGCGGCATTTGGCGATTATTAACTCCACGCCTAATAGCTTTTTGCTTTTTAACGATAAGTTCGAATTGATGTCATGCAATTCGGCTGCTTATCGCGCCTGGCGTAGATTTACCGGAGTTAATATTAAAGAAGGGCGCTCCTTCCGCAGCTTAATTCCCAAGGATTTTAGCGAGCACTTTAAGCAAATGGCCGCAAAGGCATTGAATGGTAATCACTCCGAAGAGTATTTAAGTTGGAAGCATCGCAATCGTGATTTTCAATTGAAGATCAATTTTGCACCCGCCAAGGATCGTGAAGGTCAAATTTTTGGCTTAACCATGCTGGTGGAAGATGTATCCGCTCTATACAATGCTAACCGTGCCCTTCGCACTCAGAATTCGGATCTCGAAAAGAGCAATAAAGAACTCGATCAATTTGTGTACAGTATATCTCATGATTTACGAGCTCCCTTATCCAGCATAATGGGATTGGTTAACCTGATCGAAAATTCGCAGCATTTACCTGAAACCAAATTGTATGGGAAAATGCTGTTGGATGCGACCGAGAGTATGGATAGTTATATCCGCAATACCCTCGAATATTCACGGAACAAACGCTTTGTTATTGAGGAAGAGGAAATTGACCTTGAAGACTTGATAAAGGAAATGGAGCAAAAATTTCGTTTCATACCCGGCTACCGTGAATTAAAATTCAGTAAAGAATTCGAAGTTTCGACTATAAAAAGTGATTCTTATCGTATTGAAATTATACTTAATAATTTAATCTCTAATGCGATAAAATATAGAGATGTCTCCAAACCTGAGTCTTGGGTAAAGCTTAAAGTTTCTAGCCGTGAGAATCATTGGGAAATTAGCGTCTCTGATAATGGGCTGGGAATACCTAAAGCAAAGCAAGCTTATCTTTTTGATATGTTCTTTAAAGTGAAATCTGAACATCCGGGATCTGGATTAGGACTGTACATTTTAAAAGAAGTTATGGATAATTTAAATGGAGAAATAATTGTAGACTCCAAAGAGAAAAAAGGTAGTACCTTTACTCTCCTATTACCCAAAAAGAACTAA
- a CDS encoding FAD-binding oxidoreductase: protein MDYRRLDNEDLKHFASFLKESEIITNPEEREPYGHDETEDYQFSPDLVLKPSSAEAVAKIIKHCNDRRIPVYTSGARTGLSGGALPVYGGVVLSTERLNRIIEIDERNLQATVEPGVINQVFHEACKEKGLFYPPDPSSWGSCSLGGNLALNAGGPKAVKYGVTNAYVLDLEVALADGSLIRTGARVLKNSTGYNLTQLMVGSEGTLGVITKAVFRLIPYPQQDRLMLIPFQSAEKACEAVSAIFQAGITPSAMEFMERDAIDYTLQYVDDVSLPIGPEVQAHLLIEVDGNNAEVLMQDCMAIADIVENFEAGEVLFAESAQEKAALWKLRRKVGEAVKSHSIYKEEDTVVPRAELAKLLRAVKELGSRYGFHSVCYGHAGDGNLHVNILKNEMSDQAWKEDLPKGIRELFQIVKELGGTISGEHGIGYVQKDYMDVVFQEAELQIQRSIKKIFDPQEILNPGKLFPNQ from the coding sequence ATGGACTATCGCCGGTTGGATAATGAGGATCTGAAACACTTTGCATCCTTTTTGAAGGAGTCGGAAATAATTACAAATCCCGAAGAGCGAGAGCCTTATGGGCACGATGAAACTGAAGACTATCAATTTAGTCCTGATTTAGTTTTGAAGCCCTCCAGTGCAGAAGCGGTAGCAAAAATTATAAAGCATTGTAATGATCGCCGGATTCCGGTGTATACCAGCGGAGCTCGTACCGGATTAAGTGGTGGGGCTTTACCTGTTTATGGTGGAGTAGTTCTCTCAACCGAAAGGCTGAATCGCATTATAGAAATCGATGAGCGAAATTTGCAAGCCACCGTGGAACCAGGTGTTATTAATCAGGTTTTTCACGAGGCCTGTAAGGAGAAGGGGCTTTTTTATCCTCCCGATCCCAGTAGCTGGGGCTCTTGCAGCTTAGGCGGGAATTTAGCCCTGAATGCTGGTGGGCCTAAGGCCGTGAAGTATGGGGTTACCAATGCCTATGTTTTGGATTTGGAAGTGGCTTTGGCCGATGGATCATTAATCCGCACCGGAGCTCGGGTATTAAAGAATAGCACCGGCTATAATCTCACCCAATTAATGGTGGGCAGTGAAGGAACCCTCGGAGTGATTACCAAGGCTGTATTTCGCTTGATTCCATATCCCCAACAGGATCGCCTAATGTTGATTCCCTTTCAATCGGCCGAAAAGGCCTGCGAGGCGGTTTCCGCTATTTTTCAAGCCGGAATAACCCCTTCGGCTATGGAGTTTATGGAAAGGGATGCCATTGACTATACTCTGCAATATGTAGATGATGTAAGCTTGCCTATTGGCCCGGAGGTGCAGGCCCATTTGCTGATTGAAGTAGATGGTAATAATGCCGAAGTGCTAATGCAGGATTGCATGGCTATTGCCGATATCGTCGAAAACTTTGAGGCCGGGGAAGTACTCTTTGCTGAAAGTGCGCAAGAAAAGGCAGCCCTTTGGAAATTACGTCGTAAAGTGGGAGAGGCGGTAAAGTCGCATTCCATTTATAAGGAGGAAGATACGGTTGTGCCTCGAGCCGAATTGGCCAAACTTTTACGCGCAGTTAAAGAATTAGGTTCTCGCTATGGTTTCCATTCGGTATGCTACGGTCATGCTGGTGATGGCAACCTGCACGTTAATATTCTTAAGAATGAAATGAGTGATCAAGCCTGGAAGGAAGACCTCCCCAAGGGGATTCGCGAATTATTTCAAATTGTAAAAGAATTGGGGGGTACCATTAGCGGGGAGCATGGTATTGGTTATGTACAGAAAGACTATATGGATGTAGTTTTTCAAGAGGCAGAACTGCAAATTCAGCGCTCTATCAAAAAGATTTTCGATCCCCAAGAAATTCTCAACCCGGGGAAACTATTTCCAAATCAATGA
- a CDS encoding O-antigen ligase family protein, protein MAKSPNSNKAFSWLFWLLMLVLPLFRLKALQDETLVSRYLLLAVFAAGILVLDRKILKSSFPRLISILVLVFGFLQLVSLSWAYNPSESWGVAARVFAFSPYFFILYYQLKEAQFTWTDLLKGLLIFAMAAALPAAFYLLKAMGSGDFFDDIYQITGTFGHKNLLASALMLSFPFVLASWALLKGLWSRLAMVIALLMLIEMFVLRTRGVWLALFGAALFSAIVLQVKKPKGISIPRKWLFIFSGGAIVILVALFLSPQIKAGFTNSSNVQKRLVFWENSMDMIQEHPVTGVGAGNWKIIFPKYGLGKVDRETMQGITHIQRPHNDFLWLWAETGPLGLALYLGLFILGFLQLIRNLGAGLNKEMQIVNLAAFFGLAALAIFSFSDFPFERASHTFFFMLILAIAFASAPAGKQQGYLAYALIPMLALSLFVNYQRYQGESKMDAVMAANANRKPESLIAATQAAFDPQWYTLDNYANPLPYYSGKAYMFTDRLPQAKVDLDMARSYAPYNILVLEAFTQYYARQDQDDKALALADSILEISPLFESLLLMKAEIHLKHKDYPDALETLNLYPPTSNDTRYMQDLAQALRGSLETYPQHGRFAPMMEHLKQSGQLVNPVDYVRAYRRKRGLLN, encoded by the coding sequence ATGGCAAAATCCCCAAATTCGAATAAGGCCTTTAGCTGGTTGTTTTGGTTATTGATGTTAGTCTTGCCTTTGTTTCGTCTGAAAGCCTTGCAAGATGAAACTTTGGTATCGCGCTATTTGCTTTTAGCCGTTTTTGCCGCAGGTATTTTAGTGCTGGATCGTAAGATTCTCAAAAGCAGCTTTCCACGATTAATCAGCATCTTAGTATTGGTCTTTGGATTCTTGCAATTGGTTAGTCTAAGCTGGGCTTATAACCCTTCTGAAAGTTGGGGAGTAGCCGCGAGGGTATTTGCCTTTAGTCCTTATTTCTTCATTCTTTATTATCAGCTTAAGGAGGCCCAATTCACTTGGACCGATTTATTGAAAGGCCTATTGATTTTCGCCATGGCCGCAGCTTTACCAGCCGCCTTCTATTTACTAAAAGCCATGGGGAGCGGCGATTTCTTCGATGATATCTATCAAATTACCGGCACCTTCGGGCATAAGAACTTATTAGCTTCAGCCTTAATGTTGAGCTTCCCCTTTGTATTGGCCTCCTGGGCTTTGCTGAAAGGGCTTTGGTCACGCTTGGCAATGGTTATCGCGCTTTTAATGCTGATCGAAATGTTTGTTTTGCGAACACGTGGGGTTTGGTTAGCCTTATTTGGTGCGGCTCTCTTTAGTGCGATAGTACTTCAAGTGAAGAAACCCAAGGGCATTAGCATTCCTCGCAAATGGCTTTTCATTTTTAGTGGTGGAGCCATAGTGATTCTGGTAGCTTTATTCCTGTCGCCTCAAATTAAAGCGGGTTTTACCAATAGCAGCAACGTTCAAAAGCGTTTGGTTTTTTGGGAAAACAGCATGGATATGATTCAGGAGCATCCGGTTACCGGAGTAGGTGCTGGAAACTGGAAGATCATCTTCCCGAAATATGGCTTAGGTAAGGTGGATCGAGAAACCATGCAGGGCATTACCCACATTCAAAGACCGCATAATGACTTCCTTTGGCTTTGGGCCGAAACCGGACCGCTGGGTTTAGCGCTGTATTTGGGCTTGTTCATTCTGGGATTCCTGCAATTGATTCGAAATTTGGGTGCAGGCCTGAATAAAGAAATGCAGATTGTGAATTTAGCGGCCTTCTTTGGCTTGGCAGCCCTGGCAATTTTCTCTTTTAGTGATTTTCCTTTCGAAAGAGCCAGTCATACCTTCTTCTTTATGTTGATTTTGGCCATCGCTTTTGCCTCTGCCCCTGCAGGAAAGCAGCAAGGTTATTTGGCTTATGCTCTTATTCCGATGTTAGCCTTGAGCCTCTTTGTGAATTATCAACGCTACCAAGGAGAATCGAAAATGGATGCAGTAATGGCAGCCAATGCCAATCGTAAGCCCGAGAGCTTAATTGCAGCTACCCAAGCAGCCTTTGATCCGCAATGGTATACTTTGGATAATTATGCCAATCCACTACCTTATTATAGTGGCAAAGCCTATATGTTCACCGATCGCTTACCGCAAGCCAAGGTGGATTTGGATATGGCCCGTTCCTATGCACCTTATAATATTTTGGTTTTGGAAGCTTTTACCCAGTATTATGCCCGTCAAGATCAAGATGATAAAGCCTTGGCTTTGGCCGATAGCATTCTGGAAATCTCACCTCTTTTTGAGTCATTATTGCTGATGAAGGCTGAGATTCATCTCAAGCATAAAGATTATCCTGATGCCCTAGAGACCTTAAACTTGTACCCACCTACCAGCAATGATACACGCTATATGCAGGATTTAGCGCAGGCTTTACGTGGCAGCCTAGAAACCTATCCACAGCATGGTCGATTTGCACCTATGATGGAGCATTTGAAGCAAAGTGGACAATTGGTGAATCCAGTGGATTATGTGCGGGCCTATCGCCGAAAGCGCGGTCTCCTTAATTAA
- a CDS encoding aspartate aminotransferase family protein: MNREEEIFRTHLAMTTPFPIAIEIEKAEGSWLYGPKGEKYLDFISGVSVSNLGHGHPAIKQAIHEQVEKHLHIMVYGEYVQSAPNRLAERLAKILPETLNCSYFVNSGAESIEGALKLAKRYTERTELIGFRGSYHGSTHGALSLSGNETKKRAFRPLLPDVRFLNFNKMEDLQQITERTAAVLVETIQGDAGVRIPDKAYMQALRARCTEVGALLILDEIQTGIGRCGTWFAFEQFDIVPDILCTAKALGGGLPLGAFISDQKIMQCLTERPMLGHITTFGGNPVACAAADATLKVIEDEKLLDSIETKGALIESLLQNPRIKEVRRRGLFFAIDFESAEEVMQIVEGLQKKGLLSFWFLSCPHSFRIAPPLNISEEDIRWACALIQEEIAKLD, from the coding sequence ATGAACAGAGAGGAGGAAATTTTCCGTACCCACCTGGCAATGACTACCCCTTTTCCCATTGCCATCGAAATTGAAAAAGCTGAAGGATCCTGGTTATATGGGCCGAAGGGCGAAAAATACCTAGATTTTATTTCCGGGGTATCGGTAAGTAATCTGGGGCATGGTCATCCTGCTATTAAGCAAGCCATCCATGAGCAGGTGGAAAAGCACCTCCACATTATGGTTTATGGGGAGTATGTGCAGTCGGCGCCCAATCGCCTGGCGGAGCGCTTAGCTAAAATTTTACCGGAGACCTTAAACTGTTCCTACTTTGTAAATAGTGGTGCTGAAAGTATTGAAGGCGCCTTAAAACTAGCCAAAAGGTATACGGAAAGAACCGAGCTTATTGGCTTTCGCGGCTCTTACCATGGCAGTACCCATGGCGCTTTAAGCCTAAGTGGCAACGAAACTAAGAAAAGAGCCTTTCGTCCATTACTCCCTGATGTTCGCTTTTTGAATTTCAATAAGATGGAGGACCTGCAGCAGATTACAGAGCGCACCGCTGCAGTTTTAGTGGAAACCATTCAGGGTGATGCAGGGGTTCGTATTCCTGATAAAGCCTATATGCAAGCCCTGCGCGCGCGGTGTACGGAGGTAGGTGCATTACTTATTTTGGATGAGATTCAAACCGGCATTGGTCGTTGTGGAACCTGGTTTGCCTTTGAGCAATTTGATATAGTACCGGATATCCTTTGCACAGCCAAAGCTTTGGGTGGAGGTCTACCATTAGGAGCATTTATCAGTGATCAGAAAATTATGCAATGCCTAACTGAAAGACCCATGTTAGGTCATATCACCACTTTTGGCGGTAATCCAGTAGCCTGCGCTGCGGCGGATGCGACCTTAAAGGTGATTGAAGATGAGAAGCTTTTAGATTCGATTGAAACAAAGGGAGCTCTGATTGAAAGTCTTCTACAAAATCCGCGCATCAAAGAAGTTCGCCGACGCGGACTCTTCTTCGCCATCGATTTTGAAAGTGCGGAGGAAGTAATGCAGATTGTGGAAGGATTACAGAAAAAAGGGCTTTTAAGCTTTTGGTTCTTGAGCTGTCCTCATAGTTTCAGGATTGCGCCCCCACTCAATATTTCGGAGGAAGATATTCGCTGGGCTTGTGCCCTAATTCAGGAGGAAATTGCGAAGCTCGATTGA
- a CDS encoding glycosyltransferase family 2 protein: MPKLTIIVPNYQHEAYLAQRLESIKKQSFQDYEVILLDDASKDGSAAILQAYADENPDWQLILNDQNSGSPFKQWNKGVALAQGEYIWVAESDDLAHPDLLAALVPLLDENPQVGIAYAQSMLIDEAGNELNSYEENLRFLYKTEAWQKDFIISGKQACQQWLFFHNPIPNASGALFRKSAYLAVGGGDPEMRLNGDWHLYAKILLQYDLAFKADILNYFRVHTQTQRSRSRKQASVYKELIAINQLLRAGIPEAKEEANKSMDEFANWWIGNLPYHSINAENRALNKVHYRIFGQYKNNLAWRIFITYVISYLRDFLRWTGLLKPLKKLRGRIFPGKYWNA, encoded by the coding sequence ATGCCCAAGCTCACGATTATTGTTCCCAATTATCAGCATGAGGCCTATTTGGCGCAGCGCCTAGAAAGCATTAAAAAACAAAGCTTTCAGGACTATGAGGTGATATTATTGGATGATGCTAGTAAAGATGGGAGTGCCGCGATACTCCAAGCTTATGCCGACGAGAATCCCGATTGGCAACTCATCCTCAATGATCAAAACAGTGGCAGTCCTTTTAAGCAATGGAACAAGGGCGTAGCTCTGGCTCAGGGCGAATACATCTGGGTAGCCGAAAGCGATGATTTGGCCCACCCTGATCTCCTGGCGGCCTTAGTGCCCTTATTGGATGAAAACCCGCAGGTAGGCATTGCCTATGCTCAATCGATGTTGATTGATGAGGCCGGCAATGAATTGAATAGCTACGAGGAAAATTTGCGCTTCCTCTATAAAACGGAGGCCTGGCAAAAAGACTTCATCATCAGCGGAAAGCAGGCTTGCCAGCAATGGCTGTTTTTTCACAACCCTATACCTAATGCCAGTGGAGCTCTCTTTCGGAAATCGGCCTATCTGGCGGTTGGCGGCGGTGATCCTGAAATGCGTTTAAATGGTGATTGGCATCTTTATGCTAAAATCCTCTTGCAATACGATCTGGCTTTTAAAGCCGATATCCTCAATTATTTCAGGGTACATACCCAAACCCAAAGAAGTCGTTCCCGTAAACAGGCCTCAGTATACAAAGAGCTTATTGCGATAAACCAACTCTTAAGAGCGGGGATCCCCGAAGCAAAAGAAGAGGCGAATAAGTCCATGGATGAATTTGCGAACTGGTGGATTGGCAATTTGCCCTACCATAGTATTAATGCCGAGAACAGAGCGCTTAACAAAGTGCACTATCGCATATTTGGGCAGTATAAAAACAATTTGGCCTGGCGTATCTTTATTACCTATGTAATATCCTATCTGCGTGATTTTTTAAGATGGACCGGACTTTTAAAGCCCCTTAAAAAACTGCGTGGCCGAATCTTCCCCGGTAAATATTGGAACGCATGA
- a CDS encoding glycosyltransferase family 2 protein has product MKQPFFSVIIPAYEAIDTLEDCLDSVWSQSFSDYEIILTDDGSSDGSGAFAEKWLEEKAVLRYHIIEQENKGLGAARNAAIAAASGKFCALLDADDLWHPEKLSACYDFLKSAPETAVLYHSVENFGRNHNRRPTFPIKSLKDLILLGCPLVPSASIIRRDLALEHPFQTNLDYHGAEDLYLWLELLIAGEQLHYWPEALSYYREEGGMSSNIDEHLFKVNNVYEHFYQENHISKQDFERATQRKYYEAARFYQKGGKHDKAQQFYSVADAKSLKILGLRILNALGLSI; this is encoded by the coding sequence ATGAAGCAGCCCTTCTTTTCAGTCATCATCCCGGCTTACGAAGCCATCGACACCCTCGAAGATTGCCTAGACTCGGTTTGGTCTCAGAGCTTTAGCGATTATGAGATCATTTTAACGGATGATGGTAGTAGCGATGGTTCAGGAGCCTTTGCTGAAAAATGGCTGGAAGAAAAGGCCGTATTGCGCTATCATATTATTGAGCAGGAGAACAAAGGCTTGGGAGCCGCCCGTAATGCGGCAATCGCTGCGGCCAGCGGTAAATTTTGCGCTCTATTGGATGCTGATGATCTCTGGCATCCTGAAAAACTAAGTGCCTGCTATGATTTTCTAAAATCCGCTCCGGAAACGGCGGTACTCTATCACAGTGTCGAGAATTTTGGCCGCAATCATAATCGCCGTCCAACCTTCCCGATTAAATCTCTTAAAGACCTGATTTTACTAGGTTGCCCCCTGGTTCCTTCCGCCAGCATCATTCGAAGGGATTTGGCGCTGGAACACCCTTTTCAAACAAATTTAGATTATCATGGTGCCGAGGATTTATACCTCTGGCTGGAATTGCTTATCGCCGGAGAGCAATTGCATTATTGGCCCGAGGCCCTCTCCTACTATCGCGAAGAAGGTGGTATGAGCAGCAATATTGATGAGCATCTCTTTAAGGTGAATAATGTGTACGAGCATTTTTACCAGGAGAATCATATCAGCAAACAAGATTTCGAGCGAGCGACCCAAAGGAAATACTATGAAGCTGCGCGCTTTTACCAAAAGGGTGGTAAGCATGATAAGGCCCAGCAATTCTACTCGGTGGCAGATGCTAAAAGCTTAAAGATTTTGGGCCTTCGTATTCTTAATGCCCTCGGCCTGAGTATTTAA
- a CDS encoding response regulator — MSKVVLLIDDNPIDLMINEKTLERYDSEIEIYKANGGEHALEMLKSGACKPNCILLDIKMPVMNGFDFLDALITSGMKVDFNIHMLSSSIDPSDLQQAEQSPIVKSYIEKPLSAPKLEKIQL; from the coding sequence ATGTCGAAAGTTGTCCTCCTCATTGATGACAATCCCATTGACCTTATGATCAATGAAAAGACTTTGGAACGCTATGATTCCGAAATCGAGATCTATAAGGCTAATGGAGGAGAACATGCTTTGGAAATGTTAAAGTCTGGGGCTTGTAAACCCAATTGTATTTTGCTGGACATCAAGATGCCGGTAATGAATGGTTTCGACTTTTTGGATGCTCTTATCACCAGCGGAATGAAAGTGGATTTTAATATTCACATGCTTTCTTCCAGTATCGATCCATCCGATTTACAGCAAGCTGAACAAAGCCCCATCGTAAAGAGCTATATCGAAAAGCCACTATCTGCGCCTAAGCTCGAAAAGATTCAGCTTTAA